Below is a genomic region from Thermochromatium tepidum ATCC 43061.
GAGGCGAAGGCCAAGAGCACCGCGAGGGATGCCAGAGCGAGGGAAGCGCCGACCGAGGCGAAGGCCAAGATCACCGCGAGGGATGCCAGGGCGAGGGATACATGGAAGACCCTGGATCGAGGCTCGATAAGGGTTTGAACAGTTTCTTTGATACGCGCTCGTTCCTGCGTGTTCATATAGATAATTGCCCTGCCGTCTCGAATGTTTTTGCCTACTCGACAGGTGATGTCACTCCTGTTCCCGATGGGCGAGATAGCTCAAAGGGTACGGCGAGTTTCGCGCGCCCGCCGGCGAGTGAGCCTGATCGAGTCAGTCTGACGGAACGGTCTAGGGATCGTACAATCTGCTTGGATTCGTGAACTAGAACAAACTCTTAAGGCGACCACAGAGACGACCGAGCGCAATCGATCATGATGGATCCAAAACGCAGACCACGCCGTATCGCGAGGTCTTTTTGCCATGGTTGTATGGCACGATTCTATATGATAATCCTATGATAATTCAATTCACATCGGATGATAATCCGCTGTATCAGAAGGTGTATGATGGAACATCGAACGGCGCGCCTGACCGTCCTCATCGATCCACGAAAAAAGCAGCTATTCGAGGCGATCTGTGCCGAACAAGACCTAAACCCCTCCCAGGTCATCCGTAAACTGATACGCCAATACATCCTTGATCACAGTGGATCGCGCGACCTGCCGGACTGGCTGACTGGGGGGGCTGCCAAGACCGAGGACAAGCCTCCTTCCTGACCTGTCTTTCCGAGTCAAGTCAGGGTTTCGGATCAGACACGCGGAGAAGACGATATGCTACGCATCCTTCGGCACTCCCAGCGCATTGGGATCATCACCGAACCTGGGCCGGTGCACAGCGAGGCCGAATTGAAACGGCTGGGGGTCGAGCTACGCAGACTGATCGACGCGCGTTTCGGGCGCAGCCTCGCCATTCGTCAGGTGGATGCCGGGTCCTGCAACGCCTGTGAGCTGGAGATCCACGCGCTCAACAACCCCTATTACGACCTCGAGCGGTTCGGCGTGCACTTCGTCGCCTCGCCACGTCACGCCGATGCCTTGCTGGTGACAGGCCCGGTCTCACGCCACATGGAGGCGGCGCTGCGTCGCACCTGGCGTGCGACCCCCGCGCCAAAGTTCGTCATCGCCCTGGGTAACTGCGCCTGCAGCGGCGGTGAGTTCGGTGTCACCTACGCGAGTTG
It encodes:
- a CDS encoding CopG family transcriptional regulator encodes the protein MEHRTARLTVLIDPRKKQLFEAICAEQDLNPSQVIRKLIRQYILDHSGSRDLPDWLTGGAAKTEDKPPS
- a CDS encoding NADH-quinone oxidoreductase subunit B family protein, producing MLRILRHSQRIGIITEPGPVHSEAELKRLGVELRRLIDARFGRSLAIRQVDAGSCNACELEIHALNNPYYDLERFGVHFVASPRHADALLVTGPVSRHMEAALRRTWRATPAPKFVIALGNCACSGGEFGVTYASCGAVETVIPVDVKIPGCPPAPLDVLRGLLAALTASSRQDG